The following proteins are co-located in the Pseudarthrobacter siccitolerans genome:
- a CDS encoding amidohydrolase produces the protein MGAAGKDGTQTGTEVDGPGQDTVAQILARQEGIAGWRDELYKDLHRHPELGNQEDRTAAKAAGLLQEFGYEVHQKVGSTGVVGILRNGEGPTVLMRADMDALPVAEDTGLPYASKVTADDAGEEVPVAHACGHDVHVACLLGAARLLAESKSAWTGTFIALFQPAEELADGARRMIEGGLAGMIPKPDVALAQHVLAFPSGHLGTRPGAFLSSADSMRITVFGRGSHGSMPQLSVDPVLLAASIALRLQTVVSREVTPGVFAVLTIGRLSAGTKSNIISDRAVLELNIRTFDNDTRKLVLDAIRRIVSGECSAAGSPKHPDFELYDHYPLTTNDPGVTARVDKAFRSHFGKKATTLDRQSASEDFSEIADSLGIPYTYWGLGGIDPALYAKAEAAGTVSSDIPANHSPHFAPVITPTLQTGTAAIVVAALVWLKPNA, from the coding sequence ATGGGCGCAGCAGGAAAGGATGGGACGCAGACGGGAACCGAAGTTGACGGCCCGGGCCAGGACACAGTAGCGCAGATTCTCGCCCGCCAGGAGGGCATCGCCGGCTGGCGGGACGAGTTGTACAAGGACCTGCACCGGCATCCGGAGCTCGGCAATCAGGAGGACAGAACGGCAGCCAAAGCCGCCGGGCTACTGCAGGAATTCGGTTACGAGGTGCACCAGAAGGTCGGTTCCACGGGCGTGGTAGGTATCCTGAGAAACGGCGAGGGCCCCACCGTGCTGATGCGCGCTGACATGGATGCCCTGCCCGTGGCCGAAGACACCGGGCTGCCCTACGCCAGCAAAGTGACGGCCGATGACGCGGGCGAAGAAGTACCCGTGGCGCATGCTTGCGGGCACGATGTGCACGTTGCCTGCCTCCTGGGAGCAGCGCGGCTGCTCGCCGAAAGTAAGTCCGCCTGGACCGGGACGTTCATCGCACTGTTCCAACCGGCGGAGGAACTGGCAGACGGAGCCCGCCGGATGATCGAGGGCGGTCTGGCGGGGATGATCCCGAAACCGGACGTCGCGCTCGCCCAGCACGTGCTCGCGTTTCCTTCCGGGCACCTCGGTACCCGCCCCGGCGCCTTCCTCTCCAGCGCGGACAGCATGAGGATCACCGTCTTCGGGCGGGGCAGTCACGGCTCCATGCCCCAACTGAGCGTAGACCCGGTCCTCCTGGCTGCCTCGATCGCTCTGCGCCTGCAAACCGTCGTCTCCCGCGAGGTCACCCCCGGTGTATTCGCCGTCCTCACGATCGGCCGGCTCAGCGCCGGAACGAAAAGCAACATCATCTCTGACCGTGCCGTGCTGGAGCTGAACATCCGTACCTTCGACAACGACACCCGCAAACTCGTTTTGGACGCGATCAGACGGATCGTCAGCGGGGAATGCAGCGCCGCCGGCTCCCCGAAGCATCCCGACTTCGAACTCTATGACCACTACCCGCTGACCACGAATGATCCCGGCGTAACGGCAAGGGTGGACAAGGCCTTCCGCAGCCATTTCGGCAAGAAGGCAACCACTCTTGACCGGCAATCAGCCAGCGAGGACTTCAGTGAAATCGCGGACTCGCTGGGCATCCCATACACGTACTGGGGACTCGGCGGGATCGATCCGGCACTGTACGCGAAGGCCGAAGCGGCCGGGACCGTATCCAGCGATATCCCGGCCAACCACTCACCACACTTCGCGCCGGTCATCACCCCCACGCTTCAGACCGGTACAGCCGCCATTGTCGTCGCCGCGCTTGTCTGGCTCAAGCCCAACGCCTGA
- a CDS encoding APC family permease: MAEPSKSIDSSGMDEFGYTQTLDRSIGKFASFAAGVSYISILTGVFQLFYFGFSMAGPAYAWSWPLVFAGQLMVALCFAELAGRYPVAGSVYNWAKRLTTGTWSWLAGWLLLISSIVALGAVALALQLTLPQLWSGFQFIGDGTGTYDFALNGVLLASIMIGISTMINAFGVKLMTRINSIGVFVELIAAVLLILALGWHVVRGPEVFFDTAGFGEGHDLGFFGVFMIGAMASGYVMYGFDTASSLGEETKDPKRTAPKAILRAVTASFLLGGLILLFGILAAPDLNDPKLGAADGGLQYLVLSVLGGPFGKAFLVCIVVAVVVCTLAVHAAAIRMMFAMARDNNLPFSRQLSKVDPVRRTPTVAAIVIGILAVLPLVVNVMQPAIFTILSSISIVLIYLSYLLVTVPLLRKRLQKKWPLADDGSEPGFSLGKWGLPVNILAVLWGGAMTLNLVWPRPEIYNSVPPFEWYLQWGGVIFVAAVAGGGALLYRLKIRHQTGVLAEHAAAVAAHPSSGPALQATTTEAHAMEAPVA, from the coding sequence ATGGCGGAACCCAGCAAGAGTATTGATTCAAGCGGCATGGACGAGTTTGGTTATACGCAGACCCTGGACCGAAGCATCGGCAAGTTTGCCAGCTTCGCAGCAGGCGTCAGCTACATCTCCATCCTCACCGGTGTTTTTCAACTGTTCTACTTTGGCTTTTCCATGGCCGGCCCTGCGTACGCGTGGTCCTGGCCGCTGGTCTTCGCCGGCCAGCTGATGGTGGCATTGTGTTTTGCCGAACTGGCGGGCCGATACCCGGTTGCCGGATCGGTGTACAACTGGGCCAAGAGGCTCACCACCGGGACGTGGTCCTGGCTCGCAGGGTGGCTGCTGCTCATCTCGTCCATCGTGGCGCTCGGCGCCGTGGCGCTGGCCTTGCAGCTCACCCTGCCGCAGCTCTGGTCCGGCTTCCAGTTCATCGGAGACGGAACGGGCACCTACGACTTCGCCCTCAACGGCGTGCTGCTGGCGAGCATCATGATCGGCATTTCCACCATGATCAACGCGTTCGGCGTGAAACTCATGACCAGGATCAACAGCATCGGCGTGTTCGTGGAGCTGATCGCTGCCGTGCTGCTGATCCTCGCCCTGGGCTGGCACGTGGTGCGGGGGCCTGAGGTCTTCTTCGACACCGCCGGTTTCGGAGAAGGGCACGACCTCGGTTTCTTCGGCGTGTTTATGATCGGTGCCATGGCCTCGGGCTACGTGATGTACGGCTTTGACACCGCAAGCTCGCTGGGCGAGGAAACCAAGGACCCCAAGCGCACCGCACCCAAGGCCATCCTCCGTGCGGTGACGGCGTCCTTCCTGCTGGGCGGCCTGATCCTGCTCTTTGGCATCCTGGCAGCCCCGGATCTCAACGATCCCAAGCTGGGGGCGGCCGACGGCGGCCTGCAGTACCTGGTGCTCTCAGTGCTGGGCGGCCCCTTCGGGAAAGCCTTCCTGGTGTGCATCGTGGTGGCCGTGGTGGTCTGCACCCTGGCCGTCCATGCTGCAGCCATCCGGATGATGTTCGCCATGGCGCGGGACAACAACCTGCCCTTCAGCCGGCAGCTGAGCAAGGTGGACCCGGTCCGCCGGACCCCCACTGTTGCCGCGATCGTCATCGGCATCCTGGCCGTGCTCCCGTTGGTGGTCAACGTGATGCAGCCGGCGATTTTCACCATCCTGTCCAGCATCAGCATCGTCCTGATTTACCTGTCCTACCTCCTGGTCACCGTTCCGTTGCTCCGCAAGCGGCTGCAGAAGAAGTGGCCGCTTGCCGACGACGGCTCCGAGCCAGGGTTCAGCCTGGGCAAGTGGGGCCTGCCGGTGAATATCCTCGCGGTCCTGTGGGGCGGCGCCATGACGCTGAACCTGGTCTGGCCGCGGCCGGAGATCTACAACTCGGTGCCGCCGTTCGAGTGGTACCTGCAGTGGGGCGGCGTGATCTTCGTTGCCGCTGTCGCCGGGGGCGGGGCCCTGCTCTACCGGCTGAAGATCCGCCATCAGACGGGTGTTCTCGCGGAGCACGCCGCAGCGGTTGCGGCGCACCCGTCGTCTGGCCCGGCCTTACAGGCAACCACAACCGAAGCCCACGCGATGGAGGCCCCGGTGGCCTAG
- a CDS encoding ABC transporter substrate-binding protein, whose product MAIIKAKPAAAVALTITALLGLAACSDPGARAATAPTSGSSSTAAGKTFNLSPQQDRFKVSVDPAAAALVPETIKADGKLTVVSTGGTAPLSLFATDNKTLIGSELDIAYAVGETLGLEVEALPVAWADWPLGIESAKYEAVLSNVTVTEARKEKFDFATYRNDLLGFYAKSDSDIGEIKEAKDVAGKRIIVGSGTNQEAILVRWDEENKKNGLKPVEFQYYDDDSASTLALQSGRADLTFGPNAGAAYKAAQDGKSKQVGTLNGGWPLTAEIAFTTKKDNGLAVAAQAALNKLIENGTYAKILDRWGLSSEAIQKSQLNPAGLPKK is encoded by the coding sequence ATGGCCATTATCAAGGCGAAACCGGCTGCTGCCGTGGCCCTCACCATCACCGCGCTGCTGGGGCTGGCAGCCTGCTCAGATCCGGGCGCGAGGGCGGCGACAGCACCGACGTCGGGATCCTCCAGCACCGCAGCAGGCAAGACCTTCAACCTGTCCCCGCAGCAGGACCGCTTCAAGGTCTCCGTTGACCCCGCAGCCGCAGCGCTGGTCCCCGAAACCATCAAAGCTGATGGCAAGCTCACTGTGGTGAGCACCGGCGGCACAGCGCCACTGAGCCTCTTCGCCACCGACAACAAGACCCTCATCGGCAGCGAGCTGGACATCGCCTACGCGGTGGGCGAGACGCTGGGGCTGGAGGTTGAGGCTCTTCCCGTGGCCTGGGCTGACTGGCCCCTGGGTATCGAATCCGCCAAATACGAAGCGGTGCTCTCCAACGTCACGGTCACCGAGGCGCGCAAGGAAAAGTTCGATTTCGCCACCTACCGGAACGACCTGCTGGGCTTCTACGCCAAGAGCGATTCGGACATCGGCGAGATCAAGGAAGCCAAGGACGTTGCCGGCAAGCGCATCATCGTCGGCTCCGGCACCAACCAGGAAGCCATCCTGGTGCGCTGGGACGAGGAGAACAAAAAGAACGGCCTCAAGCCTGTTGAGTTCCAGTATTACGACGACGACTCGGCCTCCACCCTGGCCCTTCAGTCGGGCCGCGCGGACCTGACGTTCGGGCCCAACGCGGGTGCCGCCTACAAGGCAGCCCAGGACGGCAAGAGCAAGCAGGTGGGCACCCTCAACGGCGGCTGGCCGCTGACTGCCGAAATCGCCTTTACCACCAAGAAGGACAACGGCCTGGCCGTTGCTGCCCAGGCTGCCCTAAACAAGCTGATCGAGAACGGCACCTACGCCAAGATCCTGGACCGCTGGGGCCTGTCTTCCGAGGCCATCCAGAAGTCCCAGCTGAACCCGGCGGGCCTGCCCAAGAAGTAG
- a CDS encoding aldehyde dehydrogenase family protein: MTYATPSTDTAASTLFINGSWEPAASGAVRQIRNPADGELAATVSEAGREDAERAIAAARAAFDSGVWSGVPAPERGTFLLKVAAELRERREKFARAESLDTGKRIVESRIDMDDIAACFEYFGRLAGQQAGRMVDAGDPAVVSKIVYEPVGVCGLITPWNYPLLQAAWKIAPALAAGCTFVLKPSELTPSTAILAMQLLQDLGLPDGVANLVTGPGAEAGAPLSEHPAVDLVSFTGGLETGKRIAAAAAGTVKKVALELGGKNPNVVFADADFDAAVDNALNGAFVHSGQVCSAGARLLVEESIAERFVEELVRRAQGIRLGGPFDDAAETGPLISAAHRDKVHTYVQRGLQEGARLRSGGAAPAGEKYDAGYYYQPTILDQVQRGMSVVTDEAFGPVVTVETFRTEDEAVATANDTIYGLAGAVWTQDAGKAQRVASRLRHGTVWINDYHPYLPQAEWGGFGQSGVGRELGPTGLAEYQEAKHIYQNTNPQVTGWFADHSKEN, translated from the coding sequence ATGACATACGCCACACCATCCACTGACACGGCAGCATCCACACTGTTCATCAACGGCTCATGGGAGCCGGCCGCGTCCGGCGCGGTGCGCCAGATCCGCAACCCGGCCGACGGCGAACTGGCAGCCACTGTGTCCGAGGCCGGCCGGGAAGATGCGGAGCGGGCCATAGCCGCAGCCCGGGCCGCCTTCGATTCCGGTGTCTGGTCCGGGGTGCCGGCACCCGAGCGCGGCACCTTCCTGCTCAAGGTCGCCGCGGAACTGCGCGAACGCCGGGAAAAGTTTGCCCGCGCCGAGTCGCTGGACACCGGGAAGCGGATCGTCGAAAGCCGCATCGACATGGACGACATCGCGGCCTGCTTCGAATACTTCGGCAGGCTTGCAGGGCAACAGGCCGGACGCATGGTCGATGCCGGGGACCCCGCCGTCGTCAGCAAAATTGTCTACGAGCCCGTGGGTGTCTGCGGCCTGATCACGCCTTGGAACTACCCCCTGCTCCAGGCGGCGTGGAAGATTGCCCCCGCCCTCGCCGCCGGCTGCACCTTCGTCCTCAAGCCTTCCGAGCTGACACCTTCCACCGCCATCCTGGCCATGCAACTGCTGCAGGACCTTGGCCTTCCCGACGGCGTCGCCAACCTCGTGACGGGACCCGGCGCCGAGGCGGGTGCACCCCTTTCGGAACACCCCGCCGTCGACCTTGTCTCCTTCACCGGCGGCCTGGAAACCGGCAAGCGTATCGCGGCGGCGGCCGCAGGGACGGTCAAGAAGGTGGCGCTGGAGCTTGGCGGCAAGAACCCCAATGTGGTGTTCGCGGACGCGGACTTCGACGCCGCCGTCGACAATGCCTTGAACGGGGCCTTCGTCCACTCTGGCCAGGTCTGCTCCGCCGGGGCACGGCTGCTGGTGGAGGAATCGATCGCCGAACGCTTCGTCGAGGAACTGGTCCGTCGCGCGCAGGGCATCCGGCTTGGCGGTCCGTTTGACGACGCTGCCGAAACCGGGCCGCTGATCTCCGCGGCCCACCGGGACAAAGTGCACACTTACGTCCAGCGCGGCCTCCAGGAAGGCGCACGGCTCCGCAGCGGCGGCGCGGCACCTGCCGGGGAGAAGTACGACGCCGGCTACTACTACCAGCCGACCATCCTGGACCAGGTGCAGCGAGGCATGTCCGTGGTCACCGATGAGGCGTTCGGCCCCGTGGTGACCGTGGAAACCTTCCGCACCGAGGACGAGGCCGTCGCCACCGCCAATGACACCATCTACGGGCTGGCCGGCGCGGTCTGGACCCAGGACGCCGGCAAGGCGCAGCGCGTGGCATCCCGGCTGCGGCACGGCACAGTGTGGATCAACGATTACCACCCCTACCTCCCACAGGCCGAGTGGGGCGGCTTCGGCCAGTCCGGCGTCGGCCGCGAGCTTGGCCCCACCGGGCTGGCGGAATACCAGGAAGCCAAACACATCTACCAGAACACCAACCCGCAGGTAACCGGCTGGTTTGCTGATCACAGCAAGGAGAACTAG
- a CDS encoding aldo/keto reductase: MSLETTNKLELSATIDLKDLGRVHRLGFGAMRIVGDGVWGEPADRQAAVAVVRRAVELGVDFIDTADSYGPNISEEILAEALHPYKDGLKIATKVGFTRTGPNRWIPVGRPEYLRQQTELSLRKLKVDTLDLLQLHRIDPKVDAEEQFGVLRELQDEGKVRALGLSQVSVAELEAAGKYFTVATVQNRYNLTDRSSEDVLRYSEENGIGFIPWAPISAGELARPGGPLDEAAKRLDATTSQVALAWLLRRSPVMMPIPGTGSIKHLEENMAAAGITLDDDTYAQLEAASE, translated from the coding sequence CATGCGCATTGTGGGCGACGGCGTCTGGGGCGAGCCCGCGGACCGCCAGGCCGCCGTGGCCGTGGTGCGACGCGCCGTCGAACTCGGCGTCGACTTCATCGACACCGCCGACTCCTACGGCCCGAACATCAGCGAGGAGATCCTGGCTGAGGCGCTGCACCCGTACAAGGACGGCCTGAAGATCGCCACAAAAGTCGGGTTCACCCGCACCGGGCCCAACAGATGGATTCCCGTGGGCCGCCCGGAATACCTCCGCCAGCAGACCGAACTGAGCCTGCGGAAGCTGAAGGTGGACACCCTGGACCTGCTGCAGCTGCACCGGATCGACCCCAAGGTGGACGCTGAGGAGCAGTTCGGTGTGCTCCGCGAACTCCAGGACGAGGGCAAGGTGCGGGCGCTGGGACTCTCGCAGGTCAGCGTGGCCGAACTTGAGGCGGCCGGGAAGTATTTCACCGTTGCAACCGTGCAGAACCGCTACAACCTGACGGACCGGAGCTCGGAGGACGTGCTGCGGTACTCGGAGGAGAACGGGATTGGATTCATTCCCTGGGCTCCCATTTCAGCCGGCGAACTGGCGCGGCCGGGTGGACCGCTGGATGAGGCAGCCAAGCGCCTGGATGCGACCACGTCGCAGGTTGCGCTGGCCTGGCTGCTCCGCCGCTCCCCCGTGATGATGCCGATTCCCGGCACCGGCTCGATAAAGCACCTTGAGGAGAACATGGCCGCCGCGGGCATCACGCTCGACGACGATACGTACGCGCAGCTCGAAGCCGCCAGCGAGTAG
- a CDS encoding lmo0937 family membrane protein, which yields MLLWIAIIIAVLWLLGLLGNIGGGLIHILLVVAVIVLIVHFVRGRSRV from the coding sequence ATGTTGCTTTGGATAGCCATTATTATCGCCGTTCTCTGGCTGCTCGGCCTGCTTGGCAACATCGGCGGCGGCCTCATCCATATCCTTCTGGTCGTTGCCGTGATCGTCCTGATCGTTCACTTCGTCCGCGGCAGGTCCCGCGTCTAA
- a CDS encoding TetR/AcrR family transcriptional regulator — protein MGTNTVNNGEQIDRQSRILEAAMDLLSRHGISGVSMRAVAREAGVALGLVNYYYDDKTSLIRAALRRVDEHDLLLVAPDASLAPDEQLRKALRRVAGADLLTTRYLSLRLHLWALAQADEDYAQINAAAFDRYIDGLAALVSNAQPGLSWEECRERASDIVVVQNGMWLTSLLGVDKESIKRSITRTEQIAFAPAQDQNSGHGDSHSALQEH, from the coding sequence ATGGGGACAAATACCGTGAACAATGGAGAACAGATCGACAGGCAGTCGCGCATTCTCGAAGCGGCGATGGATCTGCTCTCGCGGCACGGTATTTCAGGGGTCAGCATGCGTGCCGTAGCCCGCGAAGCCGGCGTCGCGCTGGGCCTGGTGAACTACTACTACGACGACAAGACGAGCCTGATCCGCGCAGCCCTGCGCCGGGTGGACGAGCACGACCTCCTGCTGGTTGCGCCGGACGCGTCGTTGGCCCCGGACGAACAATTGCGCAAGGCTTTGCGGCGCGTTGCGGGCGCTGATCTGCTGACCACCCGCTACCTGTCCCTGCGCCTGCACCTCTGGGCCCTCGCCCAGGCCGACGAGGACTACGCGCAAATCAACGCCGCCGCCTTCGACCGCTACATCGACGGGCTCGCTGCACTGGTCTCCAATGCCCAGCCCGGACTGTCGTGGGAGGAGTGCAGGGAGCGGGCATCCGACATTGTGGTGGTACAGAACGGCATGTGGCTGACGTCGCTTCTCGGCGTGGACAAGGAGTCCATCAAGCGAAGCATCACCCGCACGGAGCAGATCGCATTTGCGCCGGCCCAGGATCAAAACAGCGGCCACGGCGACAGCCACAGCGCGCTTCAGGAGCACTAG
- a CDS encoding GMC family oxidoreductase, translated as MHVDNIEDLSERSFDYIVIGGGSAGAAVAARLSEDPEVTVALVEAGPDDRNLPEILQLDRWMELLESGYDWDYPVEPQENGNSFMRHARAKVMGGCSSHNSCIAFWAPREDLDEWESKYGASGWNADAAWPLYQRLETNEDAGPDAPHHGDSGPVHLMNVPPVDPAGVALLDACEQAGIPRAKFNTGTTVVNGANFFQINRRADGTRSSSSVSYIHPIIGRPNFTLLTGLRARQLVIDADKRCTGVDVVDSAFGRTHRLSAHREVILSTGAIDSPKLLMLSGIGPAAHLAQHGIEVLVDSPGVGEHLQDHPEGVVQYEARQPMVQTSTQWWEIGIFTPTEDGLDRPDLMMHYGSVPFDMNTLRHGYPTTENGFSLTPNVTHARSRGTVRLRSRDFRDKPMVDPRYFTDPEGHDMRVMVAGIRKAREIAAQPAMAEWAGRELSPGIEAQTDEELRDYIRKTHNTVYHPVGTVRMGPLDDGMSPLDPELRVKGVTGLRVADASVMPEHVTVNPNITVMMIGERCADLIRASRSGEAMAIEEMELTASLA; from the coding sequence ATGCACGTCGACAACATCGAGGACCTCAGCGAGCGCTCGTTCGATTACATCGTCATCGGCGGCGGATCCGCCGGCGCGGCTGTGGCCGCACGGCTCAGTGAAGATCCTGAGGTGACCGTGGCCCTTGTGGAAGCCGGCCCGGATGACCGCAACCTGCCCGAGATCCTGCAGCTGGACCGCTGGATGGAGCTGCTCGAATCCGGCTACGACTGGGACTACCCGGTGGAGCCGCAGGAAAACGGCAACTCCTTTATGCGCCACGCCCGCGCCAAAGTCATGGGCGGCTGCTCCAGCCACAACTCCTGCATCGCCTTCTGGGCGCCGCGCGAGGACCTGGACGAGTGGGAATCCAAGTACGGGGCCAGCGGCTGGAACGCTGACGCCGCCTGGCCGCTCTACCAGCGGCTGGAGACCAACGAGGACGCGGGCCCGGACGCGCCGCACCACGGGGACTCAGGCCCCGTGCACCTGATGAACGTGCCCCCGGTGGATCCTGCCGGCGTCGCGCTTTTGGACGCCTGCGAACAGGCCGGCATTCCCCGGGCGAAGTTCAATACCGGAACCACCGTGGTCAACGGCGCCAACTTCTTCCAGATCAACCGCCGCGCGGACGGCACGCGCTCCTCCAGCTCCGTTTCCTATATCCACCCGATCATCGGGCGCCCCAACTTCACCCTGCTGACCGGCCTCCGCGCCCGCCAGCTGGTGATCGACGCGGACAAACGCTGCACCGGCGTGGACGTGGTGGACTCAGCGTTCGGCCGGACCCACCGGCTCTCCGCGCACCGCGAGGTCATCCTGTCCACCGGTGCCATTGATTCCCCCAAGCTGCTGATGCTGTCCGGCATCGGCCCGGCAGCGCACCTGGCCCAGCACGGCATCGAGGTCCTGGTGGACTCCCCCGGTGTGGGCGAGCACCTGCAGGACCACCCGGAAGGCGTGGTGCAGTACGAGGCCAGGCAGCCCATGGTGCAGACCTCAACGCAGTGGTGGGAGATCGGCATCTTCACCCCCACCGAGGACGGCCTGGACCGGCCGGACCTGATGATGCACTACGGCTCGGTCCCGTTCGACATGAACACTCTGCGGCACGGCTACCCCACCACGGAGAACGGCTTCAGCCTCACCCCGAACGTCACGCACGCCCGCTCCCGCGGAACCGTTCGCCTGCGCAGCCGCGACTTCCGGGACAAGCCCATGGTTGACCCGCGCTATTTCACGGACCCGGAGGGCCACGACATGCGCGTCATGGTTGCCGGCATCCGCAAGGCCCGCGAAATCGCCGCCCAGCCTGCAATGGCCGAATGGGCGGGCCGGGAACTTTCCCCGGGCATCGAGGCGCAGACCGACGAGGAGCTGCGGGACTACATCCGCAAGACGCACAACACTGTGTACCACCCGGTAGGCACCGTCCGGATGGGACCTCTCGACGACGGCATGTCACCGCTCGATCCCGAGCTGCGGGTCAAGGGCGTCACAGGACTTCGCGTCGCCGATGCCTCCGTCATGCCTGAGCACGTCACCGTCAACCCCAACATCACCGTCATGATGATCGGCGAGCGCTGCGCGGACCTCATCCGCGCCAGCCGGTCCGGCGAAGCCATGGCCATTGAAGAAATGGAGCTCACCGCGTCCCTCGCCTGA